One part of the Vitis riparia cultivar Riparia Gloire de Montpellier isolate 1030 chromosome 15, EGFV_Vit.rip_1.0, whole genome shotgun sequence genome encodes these proteins:
- the LOC117931550 gene encoding cytochrome P450 78A3-like — protein MGTHVESFWIFALVSKCEALSLASIAWVVFFAWFLMSLIFWAYPGGPAWGKYRWRKASPSASMGKPIPGPRGFPVVGSMKLMASLAHHRIAAAAEACGAKRLMAFSLGETRVIVTCNPDVAKDILNSSVFADRPVKESAYSLMFNRAIGFAAYGVYWRTLRRIAATHLFCPKQIKASEAQRAEIAAEMAAMFGENTEPFHVRDVLKRASLSSMMCSVFGRKYQLDSSNNEAHELRTLVEEGYDLLGTLNWSDHLPFLGDFDPQKIRMRCSNLVPKVNRFVTRIIAEHRARTTEKIRDFVDVLLSLQGPDKLSDSDMIAVLWEMIFRGTDTVAVLIEWILARLVLHPDVQSRVHDELDRVVGESRAVAESDITAMEYLPAVVKEVIRLHPPGPLLSWARLATTDTTVDGHHVPAGTTAMVNMWAITRDPNVWSDPLEFKPDRFSGMGADTDISVFGSDLRLAPFGSGRRVCPGKTLGLTTVTFWVASLLHEFEWKPLDGNNNVDLSEVLKLSCEMEKPLTVKVHRRRSTSSP, from the exons ATGGGAACACATGTTGAAAGCTTTTGGATCTTCGCTTTGGTTTCCAAATGCGAAGCTCTTTCTCTGGCCAGCATTGCATGGGTCGTTTTCTTTGCTTGGTTTCTGATGAGCTTGATTTTCTGGGCTTACCCTGGTGGCCCCGCTTGGGGGAAGTACAGGTGGAGGAAAGCTTCTCCGTCGGCTTCCATGGGTAAGCCGATACCGGGTCCAAGAGGTTTTCCGGTGGTTGGGAGTATGAAGCTTATGGCCAGCCTTGCCCACCACCGGATTGCTGCGGCGGCGGAGGCCTGTGGAGCCAAGCGGCTTATGGCTTTCAGCCTGGGCGAGACTCGGGTTATCGTTACCTGCAATCCTGATGTTGCGAAAGACATTCTGAACAGCTCCGTGTTTGCTGATCGTCCGGTGAAGGAGTCGGCTTACAGTCTGATGTTCAACAGAGCAATTGGGTTCGCTGCCTACGGAGTTTACTGGCGAACCCTCCGGAGGATCGCTGCCACGCATCTCTTCTGCCCGAAACAGATCAAAGCCTCGGAGGCTCAGCGAGCGGAGATCGCCGCTGAAATGGCGGCAATGTTTGGAGAAAACACAGAGCCTTTCCACGTCCGAGACGTCCTGAAACGGGCTTCACTCAGCAGCATGATGTGCTCTGTTTTTGGACGAAAATACCAGCTCGATTCCTCCAACAACGAAGCTCACGAACTCAGGACTCTTGTCGAAGAAGGCTACGACCTCTTGGGCACTCTCAACTGGTCCGACCACCTTCCCTTTCTCGGAGACTTTGACCCACAAAAGATCCGCATGAGATGCTCCAACCTTGTCCCCAAAGTCAACCGCTTCGTTACCAGAATCATCGCTGAACACCGTGCCCGAACCACTGAAAAAATCCGAGATTTCGTTGATGTTTTGCTCTCCCTTCAAGGGCCTGATAAATTATCCGACTCCGATATGATCGCCGTCCTTTGG GAAATGATATTTAGGGGGACTGATACAGTGGCGGTTTTGATCGAGTGGATACTCGCGAGGTTGGTGCTCCACCCCGACGTCCAATCACGAGTCCACGACGAGCTCGACAGGGTCGTCGGAGAGTCACGCGCTGTCGCCGAGTCTGATATCACGGCCATGGAGTACCTCCCCGCGGTGGTGAAAGAGGTTATCAGGCTGCACCCTCCTGGTCCACTCCTCTCGTGGGCTCGATTGGCTACAACTGATACAACCGTTGATGGGCATCACGTGCCAGCTGGGACTACAGCCATGGTCAATATGTGGGCCATCACCCGGGACCCGAACGTGTGGTCAGACCCACTCGAATTTAAGCCCGATAGGTTCTCTGGAATGGGAGCTGACACCGATATATCTGTATTCGGTTCTGATCTTCGACTCGCCCCGTTTGGATCGGGCCGCAGGGTCTGCCCTGGAAAGACTCTTGGGTTGACCACGGTCACCTTTTGGGTAGCCTCGCTTTTGCACGAGTTTGAATGGAAGCCGTTGGATGGGAATAATAACGTTGACCTGTCGGAAGTTCTGAAGCTGTCGTGTGAGATGGAGAAGCCCCTCACCGTCAAAGTGCACCGTAGGCGTAGTACCTCATccccataa